One Ranitomeya variabilis isolate aRanVar5 chromosome 4, aRanVar5.hap1, whole genome shotgun sequence genomic window, CATTGATCATACTTGTTCCAGTTTATCGTTCAATCCATCTGGATGCACACTTTGTAATTTATAGATCCAAAATGATTCTTTGAAATTCAGTCTTTTTCCTATTAGTTGATTCAGGATTGATTTGCTAAAGATGTGTCACCCTGATCAAATCAAAATTCTTGTGTTTCATCACTATATGTCAGAAATCCTTGGAAGTGTTTTTTTCTTACTCCATCAGGTCGTCTGCAGTCTATTGCAAAAAACTCATGTCAATGCGGGAGTTGTGCCTTGGATTGCACAACTTCATCAAGTGGGTAAGTTTCTCTTTGCAACTCACCTACTCATACTTTTTCTACGCTTAGATAGCGCCACTTTTTTCCTCCTCTAGGATCTTCCACTATATGCTATCCCCTAGATCTGCAAATCTGGTAGCAACAGACCcctaaagacttgcagcagtaatagcAGCAAAAGATAGTCCTACAAACTTTTGAGCTAAGGCGGCTGAACACAAAATGCACGTCATAATTTACAGATTTATATTTTTCAAATAcatgtatttagaaaaccatgtttcATTTAATTCACACTTCACAGAAACTTATACTAATATATTGCttaaaattccaataaaatacatttaagtttgtggatgtAACATGAAATAATCTGAAAAAGTTGCTGGGGTAGGAATACTTTCTTAAGGCTCTGTAAGTATCTGGAGACCTAAATGATTCTTTAATGCTAAAATAAGCCTTATTAAATCAGGAAACATTTATTTAGAGATCAGTACtactgatgagcaagtgtgctcattagtcaagatttccgagcatgctcggatgttctccgagtatcttgggcgtgctcgtatattatgtttgagtccccgcagctgcatgatttgcggctgttaaccagcctgaatacatgtggggattccgtagcaaacaggcaatcccagcatgtgtggagctgcggggacacaaacataatctacgagcacacccaaaatactcggagaactcccgaacatgctcgggaaaacccaagtaatgagtgcactagctcatcactaatcagctcCTTCCCATCATAGCTAGCATAATCTGCCCTTCACTTCTTCGCTCCTGCTACTACAATAGGGTTATATTGGGCTGCAAACCATTCTTCGGCTCACATTGCACCATCCTCATAAAGTGGAAGTGGGTAAGAACCTATTGCCAAAATGTGTACGTTTGCCAGCCAGTCCTAATTTAGCAAATGTGTGCTTTTGTGTACTATGTTGAGATCATATATGTCTGCTCTCTCTCattgttggggggaggactttctgccctggacagaggggaccatgtgactgctgggggcagaggaagagagaggggtgtggtcagaaaagagcgagagagcagagtgtgcgaaacaggggacagcgcgccagagagaaagcaggctgctgcGGTGCGCTCCCcgagagagagtgctccccgtgagagcactgaggctgagataccagccgtagtgaaggctgaatgtgagagtgtggactcggaagcctccgtaatcagagaagacttttcccctgacagtgcagagacagtgacctgagcgcgcagccccgatgACCGAAGTGACAAGCCAAGattccctgagtgtgacaagtaaactgctcagtgtgtgtgtagcatcgcTACTGAAGAGAGACTGTCAGCTTAACATACAGAGAATAATGCAGCAGTGTGGCTgttctacttcctgcttccagtttcactctGAGAAAAGACGGCAAAGATTTAACTCCAGAGTCTCCAGTTCCCAAGAGACAGAGCAGAGACTTCAGAATCTTCAAGTGCTGTTGGTGATGGCACCCACGCTGGAAAAAGGACCGTTCAGTCAGGACctcgctggactgataagttacaagaacactcgttaaccatttctattccgattaactgtttcatagcttcagttagcttgttgtgtattgttatactgtttgctctttctctattaaccccctctgttttctccctgcaaggagaatcttactcctgttattaAATcctcctcaacagttggtctgtctgttctgtggtgacatactctaccctgcactctattacattaaTGCACATGTACACAGATataatgaataaaaacataaaaggagggcttctttaaggcaTATTCTGTAGGTATGTCATTATTGTCAGTCAtgagataacccctttaacttCTATTGACATGCTTTTAACTTACTAACCCAGTTGTGGTAATAGTGTACCCTCGGTGGTGCCACTAAAGCCCAATGATGACTACAGATGTAAACAGCTGGGGAGCCATGTGTGGGAAGCCTGAGAGACACATGTGGCCCCTGACCTACTGGTTGGAAATCAAATAGGCTCAAACATGACAAGGATGGATATTTCTGGAGAGAACTGTCATGCACGGCTCACAAGTAGAGATGATTGATCCCGAACTTAAAATATCAGGGTTCATTcagttagtgtccggtgctaaagGCCGAACACGGGCATCTCCCAGCATTCTTTTTCAATGTTCGGGATTCCGGGGGAAGTCCAGGAGAAGAGatattttccagctcaaaagtccAGGTCCTCATTGTTTTCAATAGGGTTTGGGTTcttgtacccaaaccaaacttgaaTAAAAAGATCGGGTCAGGTACTAGAACCCGAACTTCATCTCTACTCACAACCTGCACAAATCCAGGCACTTAACTTCAGCAATTGAATAGCTTTTTCTTTCTTCTTCAAGCCATGATGGATCAATTCATCCCAGGACTCTGCTCTCAGAACCAATCTTGATATCTTTCAGTTCTTTGGAATTAAAGTGGTTGTCCTGTTTGGACACAATTTTCTACACATTCAGCTGTTACTGACAAATTCTCTAGAGTAAGAAACGGAAAGGACCCACTAACATGAACCCTGTGAATCTGCATGGAGACGTTGAGGGGAAGATGCTTATTCACACCTTAAAATAAAACTAAGGGCCCATTTACACTGGCTGAATCAGTAATGAGCATTCCTAGGAAAGCTTGTTTCCTGATTATCAGCCTTTTTGAAAGTTGTTTAGCgatcatcattcttggcagcacaATGTCCTGCTGAGGACAATGAAAATCTACTGTATGTGCGTATAATGATTGATTGATTGTTTTGTGAAAGCGTTAGTGCAAATCGATTACAGGACACAGTCCAATCGGCAATGTGAGTAATCTGTAGCCATGGGACAGGAGCCCCAGAAACCATCTTCTACCTCCCAGCATCTGTGGATCTTCTTTTGATTAGCAGGCCAAGCACATCGAACTGCGATGGTTGCCAGTCTGAAGAGGCTAGTAAATTGCCGCCAGTAGGCATCTAGCTGATCCATGGTCAGACACTATTAGTCATAGTAAATGTAAGGGGCCAGAGAGCGACAGCCATGGCCAAGCTGCTGCTCCCTTATGCCTGGGCATTTTACAGGATATTTTtgtcacccagtgtgctgtcacaTTTAGGGTGCGTTACACTCACTTCCACTGACTTCTGGTCTCCATCCCCAGGAACAGCAGCACACATATCAGGGGATGCCCAGTTTGTTTCAACAGTCAAATGTTTCCTGGTACGGTTCAAGCACATCCGCTTGTAACAGTATTGGGCACAGTACTCACCGCTTCTTGTTTCAGTAATACAGTATACCGTTTCACTTTCAGTTCTGCCTGGACTACTTCTATGCTTACTGGTGCCTTCAGCGCCAGGGATTTTCCTTCCAACCTCACAGCATTGTTGAGATCCATTACCTTTGCTACAGGAGGTTCCACATCCATCTTCCTCTGTatggaaggggttaaagtactttCCATAGAACCTGTTTCGAGACGTAGGCTCCAGATGTTGCAGGAATGTCTGCATGGATTCTTGTAAAGTCTCATACCACCCAACACAATATGTGCTCCTCTAGCTGTCAGCTTACTGCTCCTTGAACCTGACCTTGTTACTGACACTAACTCAAACCAGGAAGTGGTTTCCTTATTACTTGCCCTAGCCACTCCCAATTTGGGCTAGTCCCAAAATATTAATTGTATCTTGCTCTAGTATAGTCACTATCTATCCTTAACCTAAGCACTAAATTATATCTTATCCTATGCTTACCCTATACTCATGCTGGAGTGCATATTACTCGCATTAGGCATTGCCTTTACAGTACCTATACAGCAGCACTATTATCTAAAACTCTATGCATTACATTCCTAACACCGCATGACAAAGTTTACACTTCACATATCACAATATATTTCCAAACGCATTACACTATTTACGCGATTGTTGTCTTTGGGGGCAGGGACTCGACCGTCTCTGTCACACCCTTAAATGTACTGCGCTTCCCACTGTCTATAAGAATATATGCAAATAAGTGCAATTTCATTAATCATTTCTAAAACTCACAATTACTGATTGGTTGGCCACCAGTAATATATTTTATGCTAGGGTTACATGGTGGCATGTGTCAGGTGACAAATACATTGTGTGTCTCATTGACAGAATATAACGCTTTCTTATGGTGCAGCGTTACGATTTTAACTTAGCACGATTATGACATAGAGATACAAATGTTTACAAATGTGCTAGATTTTCTGATTTTGTTTATTATAGGAAAATAATGAAGACAACACATAGATAGATTTTTGATACTGGGTGTTTTATTACTTCCTTATTTGCTTATACTTATAAATTTGAGGTTCTTagtgcacattttgatcaaattgtgcaagcccatctgccaacgacaaggcgacctcatCAGATGGGGCCCTACACTAACAGACTAACCTATTTGTTGTGTTTATACTATTCTTAATATCATTAGCACAATCCTTTCATTACTATTACAATATTATTACACTTATTATTATTCTAATATTATGGGATCCCTAGAATTAAagctgttgatccagaagaaggcaaaaacccctggACACATTACGCCAATTAGTGTcaaagggaaaaattccttctcgaccCCGGGAAAAAGCGATCAGTCCTAAGACCCTGTATCAAACCTGCTGATGCCTAATACTATACTATGCTATTATTATGCTATTTCTGATAATGTTATACAATTATAATTTATATTGCTATTTTATTTCTATCACTATTTATTAAAAATATGTATTTCTATTTTTTAACTTACTGTTGCTAATATTACAATTATTGTTACTAATATttctattatattatattattcttTTTAAACTATTAATTAGATCACTATTCCTAATGctattgatccagaagaaggcaaaaaaaccctAGACACTTTCGGCCAATTCATGTCACAGGGGAAAAATTGcttcttgaccccgagaaaaggcgatcagtcctagaaccaggggcgtaactaccgcggtcgcagcggtcgccattgcgaccgggccccgcaggtcaggggccccgggccggcaggtctgagcagggccaggctggccatcgggcacttctggcaaatgccagaagagccgatgccagtagtgggccgctgcactgttcctcccccggaacccccccccagtgccgccgccgccgccgcatttaactataccggcgtctatgacaccggtatagttcaatgcaatgatgggaggagagagcgtcacctgacgcttcctctcccatcattccccgctctgcctctgacagtacactgcgggtgcgcgatgacgtcatatcatcgcgcacctgcagtgtcctgggcagacttcagccgccaggagcagcgcgggcaaaaggaaaggtgaggagagtttttttttttttttttttctttttaaccggactgtggggccattatcgggggggggggggatgagatgagatgtgggctgtgctctatatatccctgtgcgggctctgctgtatatacccctgtggggactctgctgtatatatccctgtgcaggctctgctgtatatatccctgtgcgggctctgctgtatataccactgtgcgggctctgctgtatataccactgtgcgggctctgctgtatataccactgtgcgggctctgctgtatataacactgtgcgggctgtgctctatataccactgtgcgggctctgctgtatataacactgtgcgggctgtgctgtatataccactgtgcgggctctgctgtatataacactgtgcgggctgtgctgtatataccactgtgcgggctctgctgtatataacactgtgcgggctgtgctctatataccactgtgtgggctctgctgtatataacactgtgcgggctgtgctgtatataccactgtgcgggctgtgctctatataccactgtgcaggctctgctgtatataacactgtgcgggctgtgctctatataccactgtgcgggctgtgctctatataccactgtgcgggctgtgctccatataccactgtgcgggctgtgctctatataccactgcgggctgtgctctatataccactgtgcggtctgtgctgtatataccactgtgcgggctgtgctccatataccactgtgcgggctgtgctctatataccactgcgggctgtgctggatataccactgtgcggtctgtgctgtatataccactgtgcgggctctgctgtatataccactgtgcgggctgtgctggatataccactgtgcgggctctgctggatataccactatgcgggctgtgctctatatatccctgtgcgggctctgctgtatataccactgtgcgggctgtgctctatataccactgtgcaggctctgctgtatatatccctgtgcgggctctgctgtatataccactgtgcgggctgtgctggatataccactgtgcggtctgtgctggatataccactgtgcggtctgtgctggatataccactgtgcggtctgtgctggatataccactgtgcggtctgtgctggatataccactgtgcgggctgtgctggatataccactgtgcgggctgtgctggatataccactgtgtgggctgtgctggcacccaacaccatgttgcagtgcaggagattcctgcaacagtccgaggcgtatctaggggaagcggggcgggggaaggtgggggggttgtgggggcgggggaaggtgggggggggggtagggggtggggtagggggggtaggggggggccccatttggaagttcgcaccggggcccataactttgtagttacgccactgcctagaaccctggatcaaatcaCCTAATACCTATTAATTCTGTACTAATTATTATAAGTATTACCCTAAAAGCTGtggttttattattactattatttatgatATTTTGAGTTTGCTATTTTAATGATTTTATTAGTATATTACTAATATTCTACtgttaaaaatattttattctCTGAATTATTACTATTTTATTATTACCATTATTGCTAACATTTGTACTAATATTTTATTAAAACTATAAATTAGATCCTAATTCCTAaatatgttgatccagaagaaggcaaaaacccctggACACATTCAGCCAATTAGTGTCTCAGGgggaaaattccttcttgaccccgagaaaaggcgatcagtcctagaaccctggatcaaatccCCTAGTACCTATTCAGATTTTAATAAATATTATTCATATTGTATTTTTAATATTATAACATAATATTATTACTTTACTCATTAAATTATTAGTTTTATTATCACTAATATTACACTTTATACTATACTATATTTTTATTACACTAGTGCTAATTCTACTATAACCTTCCTAATACCTAGGTCCTTACTCCTAAagctgttgatccagaagaaggcaaaaacccctggACACATTCAGCCAATTAGTGTCTCAGGgggaaaattccttcttgaccctgagaaaaggcgatcagtccgaaAAACCCTGGATCAAACCTGCTGCTGTTATTTATAGGTTTCTATCATTATTGTACAATTAATATTATAGTTACTGCTCTTATTAGAATATTACACAATATATAACTACTTCTAATATTCTAAAAATGTTTATAATGTTTTTACTACATTTTTAAGCTGTATTAGTCTAATAATATTTTATGCTAATTCTTTTTATTAATATTAGATTTGAAGCTGTCGATGTTACTCAGCTTCAGACGTCCATCAGCGCCTCATTGCTTTGAGGAGGATGGTCCAGATGATATTCCTCCTTCCTCTGAGGTTGGTGGTAACGTATTGGAGGATGGACTGCTGGCGGATCTTCTGTCTTCGTGCCGGCTGCTTCTGAACTCTTCTTGTGGAGTTGCTGTTCTTCTGCACAACTTCTTTTTTCTCTTCTGATGCCTTCTCATCTTCTTCTTCTGTCTCCTCCATGTCTTCTGCCTCATTTTCATCAAACTCTTTAATATCCCGATATTTCATTGCGTCCTTGGGCATCTCCATCTCCTCTTCTTTTGGTTCCTCTGGCATTGATGTCGGCTCTGGTTTTTCGTCATCCAAAGGAAATGGCAGATATTTCTTCTGAGCTTCTCGGttggtcggcatgaggcgctaaggAAAGAAAAGATCCAGTCACTTGTCTAATGAGACGTTCCTTTACATCTATGGACAGAACATGGACGACATAATATGCGGTACGATCAGTGACCTCCATCTTGAAGATCGGTGATGGCAGGAATCTGGTGCAGTAGATCAGAAGTTGTTGTTCTCTTTCCTCCTTTGTGCAGGGATAAGCTGGAAAGAAAACACAAGCAGATAAGGGATCAATCACACAATGTCCAGAGGAATCAAATCATTAACATTACAGGAAGATCCTTAAACCCAACATCAATGTGACCTGACAGATTCTGAATGATTCCGGGACAGAAGAGCATACAATCTACTATTGAAAACTATTTCCTGCTCACTCTACATTGTGAAGCAATTCTGTGCTGGACTAATAAACGTTCTGCATTATCAAATGCTGGATAAAAGGAAGGGAATCATATTTTCAGATTAACTGGGAATACTTTTATTTAATTAATAATCTCACATGAGAAGTATCCAGGTCCGAAGACACATTCCTGGCGGAGGTAGAAGTCCTAAAGAAAACAGAATCCAGTCAGTGTCCACTTATCACTCCTCAGGGGTGGAGAATAGGACAAGGGGTCCGGTTATAATGAAGCTGCTGACCCCCAGAGATCCGCGGCTCGCTGCCATCCTGTATTCATCTTCTCCTGTAGTAGCCATAGAAAAATCTGTGAATCCAAAAAAGATTTAGTCACAGATCTAATAAAGACACAAACACTGCAGCTTTCCTCACACATTCATAGTGAACGTCCCCCCGGTATCGGACCCCCATTACACTCATACCTGCAGGTAATATGACCCCACGGAGCATAGCCTTTACTGGGTACAGTCTCCTGACAGCAGAGGCCCCAGTATAGGTAACACTACATACAGCACATAAGGTGCACTGGATTGTACTGGCGCCCTGTAAGTAAAGGTACATGGCATACAGGTATTCCTGTGCTCTTCATGCCCATAAGTACAGGTAAGCCCTAAACAATGACACCCAAATAGGCCTCATTACCAGCACATAAAGCCGGACCCCCAGTAACAGTGCCAGAACACTAATCCCATTGACATTAGTGGCATAAAAATGTCCCCCAATAACTAATACTGGCAGCAGAGTGTCCTGTGAAACCTAAAGATAAAACTCTGCTTTCctgcagccaccagggggagcacagtgcaccagtatatatatatatatatattatgcagatagctccccctagtggtgggtgaTAACTGCTGTTGTGGCACATTTGTCTACTCTGCCCATTTCTCTCCTAATTTAAGTTTAGGTGAAATGATAAAATAATCGGAGGATTCCAGATAACAAGAATAAATCTTCAGGGGGATGAGATA contains:
- the LOC143769172 gene encoding uncharacterized protein LOC143769172, with protein sequence MNVDFSMATTGEDEYRMAASRGSLGDFYLRQECVFGPGYFSSYPCTKEEREQQLLIYCTRFLPSPIFKMERLMPTNREAQKKYLPFPLDDEKPEPTSMPEEPKEEEMEMPKDAMKYRDIKEFDENEAEDMEETEEEDEKASEEKKEVVQKNSNSTRRVQKQPARRQKIRQQSILQYVTTNLRGRRNIIWTILLKAMRR